In Geminicoccaceae bacterium, a single window of DNA contains:
- the rplL gene encoding 50S ribosomal protein L7/L12 gives MANLEQIVEDLSSLTVLEAAELSKMLEEKWGVSAAAPVAVAAAGGGAAAAEVVEEKDEFDVILAAAGDKKINVIKEVRAITGLGLKEAKDLVEGAPKAVKEGVSKDEAAKLKEQLEGAGATVEVK, from the coding sequence ATGGCGAACTTGGAACAGATTGTAGAGGATCTCTCGAGCCTTACCGTTCTCGAGGCAGCTGAGCTGTCGAAGATGCTCGAGGAGAAGTGGGGTGTGTCGGCGGCTGCCCCGGTTGCTGTCGCGGCCGCTGGTGGTGGTGCTGCAGCCGCGGAGGTGGTCGAGGAGAAGGACGAGTTTGACGTGATCCTTGCCGCTGCCGGTGACAAGAAGATCAATGTCATCAAGGAAGTCCGCGCAATCACCGGCCTTGGCCTGAAGGAAGCCAAGGATCTGGTTGAAGGTGCGCCCAAGGCTGTCAAGGAAGGTGTGTCCAAGGACGAGGCTGCCAAGCTCAAGGAGCAGCTCGAAGGCGCGGGTGCCACTGTCGAGGTCAAGTAA
- the rpoB gene encoding DNA-directed RNA polymerase subunit beta: protein MHQSITAKKRIRKSFGRIPEVTTMPNLIEVQRQSYENFLQMLVAAADRTVSGLEEVFRSVFPIRDFADRAALDYVKYELEPPKYDVEECHQRGLTFAAPLRVTLRLIVWDVDEDTGAKSVRDIKEQDVYMGDMPLMTANGTFVVNGTERVIVSQMHRSPGVFFDHDRGKTHSSGKFLFSARVIPYRGSWLDFEFDAKDLVYVRIDRRRKLPATSLLLALGFDQEGILSAFYHELVIKRCGEGWKIPLRGDRLQGQKIVSDLTDAESGETLAEAGTKISPRLLKRIAEKGVTELYLSAEEVVGRFVSRDLVNDETGLIFAEAGEEVTSEMLGRLAEAGIDELPVLDIDHTTIGPYLRNTLVLDKSSNREEALLEIYRVLRPGEPPTLETADTLFSGLFFDPERYDLSPVGRVKMNARLGLETDDTVRVLRSEDILSVVKHMVEIKDGRGEIDDIDHLGNRRVRSVGELMENQFRIGLLRMERAVRERMSSVEIDAAMPHDLVNAKPVAAAVREFFGSSQLSQFMDQTNPLSEITHKRRLSALGPGGLTRERAGFEVRDVHPTHYGRICPIETPEGPNIGLINSLATYARINKYGFIESPYRRIVDGKVEGDVIYLSAMEEGRYTIAQANSALTPDGRFADELVSCRENGDYLLCRPETIDFIDVSPKQLVSVAAALIPFLENDDANRALMGSNMQRQAVPLLCAEAPFVGTGMEEVVARDSGAAVVARRTGVVDQVDGGRIVVRVTDETARADAVVDIYNLRKFQRSNQNTCINQRPLVKVGDKVDAGSIIADGPSTELGELALGRNVLVAFMPWNGYNFEDSILISERIVRDDVFTSIHIEEFEVMARDTKLGPEAITRDIPNVSEEALRNLDEAGIVYIGAEVNAGDILVGKVTPKGETPMTPEEKLLRAIFGEKAADVRDTSLKVPPGVTGTIVEVRVFNRRGVDKDERAISIERGEIERLAKDRDDERNILERNIYGRLREVLDEQTTTAGPKGIKAGVKIDGGLFETLPRRQWWELAVGDIDRMTEIQNLKRQLDDGLKHLEERFENKVEKLQRGDEMPPGVLKMVKVFVAVKRKLQPGDKMAGRHGNKGVISKIAPLEDMPYLDDGTAVDIVLNPLGVPSRMNVGQILETHLGWACSNTGRQLGQLVDSYQRQVEREAFVERITAIYGNETGREVAHYSDSELLELGENLRKGVPIATPVFDGAHEADIVRMLEDAGCDASGQVTLVDGRTGEPFHRQVTVGYIYMLKLGHLVDDKIHARSVGPYSLVTQQPLGGKAQFGGQRFGEMECWALQAYGASYTLQEMLTVKSDDVSGRTKIYEAIVRGEDTFEAGVPESFNVLVKELQALGLNVELQQEMTAD from the coding sequence ATGCATCAGTCGATCACGGCCAAGAAGCGTATCCGGAAGAGTTTCGGGCGCATTCCGGAAGTGACGACCATGCCGAACCTCATCGAGGTGCAGAGGCAGTCTTATGAAAACTTCCTGCAGATGCTGGTGGCGGCCGCGGACCGGACGGTTTCAGGTCTGGAAGAAGTCTTCCGAAGCGTGTTTCCCATTCGTGATTTCGCGGATCGTGCAGCCCTTGATTATGTCAAGTACGAGCTGGAGCCACCGAAATACGATGTGGAGGAATGTCACCAGCGCGGCCTGACCTTCGCTGCTCCGCTGCGTGTCACCTTGCGGCTGATCGTGTGGGATGTCGATGAGGACACCGGCGCCAAGAGCGTTCGGGACATCAAGGAACAGGACGTCTACATGGGCGACATGCCGCTCATGACGGCCAACGGGACCTTTGTCGTCAATGGCACGGAACGGGTCATCGTGAGCCAGATGCACCGGAGCCCCGGTGTCTTCTTCGATCATGATCGCGGCAAGACCCACAGTTCGGGCAAGTTCCTGTTTTCGGCACGCGTCATTCCCTATCGCGGGTCATGGCTGGATTTTGAATTCGATGCCAAGGACCTGGTCTATGTGCGCATTGATCGGCGGCGGAAGCTTCCGGCAACATCCCTGCTTCTTGCGCTCGGTTTCGATCAGGAGGGTATCCTGTCGGCCTTTTATCACGAGCTTGTCATCAAGCGTTGCGGCGAGGGCTGGAAGATACCGCTGAGGGGAGACCGGCTGCAGGGACAGAAGATCGTCAGCGATCTGACAGATGCCGAAAGTGGCGAGACACTTGCCGAAGCGGGAACGAAGATCAGTCCGCGACTGTTGAAGCGGATTGCGGAGAAGGGAGTCACCGAACTCTACCTGAGTGCCGAGGAGGTGGTCGGTCGCTTTGTCAGTCGTGACCTGGTCAATGACGAGACCGGCCTGATCTTTGCCGAGGCCGGCGAAGAGGTCACCAGCGAGATGCTCGGACGGCTGGCCGAGGCGGGTATCGACGAGCTTCCCGTGCTGGACATCGACCATACCACGATCGGACCCTATCTCCGCAATACACTGGTCCTCGACAAGAGCAGCAATCGCGAGGAGGCCCTTCTCGAGATCTATCGCGTATTGCGGCCCGGCGAGCCGCCGACGCTGGAGACTGCCGACACATTGTTCTCCGGTTTGTTCTTCGACCCCGAGCGTTACGACCTGTCACCTGTCGGTCGCGTGAAGATGAATGCCCGTCTCGGTCTGGAGACCGACGACACGGTGCGGGTCCTTCGCAGCGAAGACATCCTGTCCGTTGTCAAGCACATGGTCGAGATCAAGGACGGTCGGGGAGAGATCGATGACATCGATCACCTGGGCAATCGTCGCGTCCGTTCCGTGGGTGAGCTGATGGAAAATCAGTTCCGCATCGGACTGCTCCGCATGGAGCGTGCGGTACGTGAGCGCATGAGTTCCGTCGAGATCGACGCGGCGATGCCGCATGACCTCGTCAATGCCAAACCTGTCGCGGCGGCTGTCCGGGAGTTCTTCGGATCCTCGCAGCTTTCGCAGTTCATGGACCAGACCAATCCTCTATCGGAAATTACGCACAAGCGGCGCCTTTCCGCGCTTGGTCCCGGCGGTCTGACCCGCGAACGGGCGGGCTTTGAGGTGCGCGACGTGCATCCGACTCACTATGGCCGCATCTGTCCGATTGAAACTCCCGAAGGGCCGAACATCGGGCTCATCAACAGTCTTGCGACTTATGCCCGTATCAACAAATACGGTTTCATCGAGAGCCCCTACCGGCGGATTGTCGACGGAAAGGTGGAAGGCGATGTCATCTATCTTTCGGCCATGGAAGAGGGGCGGTACACGATTGCTCAGGCGAATTCGGCATTGACGCCGGATGGCCGCTTCGCCGATGAGCTGGTGAGTTGTCGGGAGAATGGCGACTATCTGCTTTGCCGGCCGGAGACGATCGATTTCATCGATGTTTCGCCCAAGCAGCTGGTTTCGGTTGCGGCAGCGCTCATTCCATTCCTTGAGAACGATGACGCCAATCGTGCGCTCATGGGTTCGAACATGCAGCGGCAGGCCGTTCCCCTTCTCTGTGCCGAGGCGCCATTTGTCGGTACTGGCATGGAAGAGGTCGTGGCACGCGATAGTGGTGCCGCCGTCGTGGCCCGGCGGACAGGTGTCGTCGATCAGGTCGACGGGGGGCGCATTGTCGTCCGGGTAACGGATGAAACGGCCCGAGCTGATGCCGTTGTCGATATTTACAACCTGCGGAAATTCCAGCGGTCAAACCAGAATACATGTATCAATCAGCGACCTTTGGTGAAGGTTGGCGACAAGGTTGATGCCGGAAGCATTATTGCCGATGGCCCCTCCACCGAGCTGGGCGAACTGGCGCTCGGTCGCAATGTCCTTGTCGCGTTCATGCCGTGGAATGGCTACAATTTTGAAGATTCGATCCTGATTTCGGAGCGGATCGTCCGCGATGACGTCTTCACCTCGATCCATATCGAGGAGTTCGAGGTCATGGCGCGCGATACCAAGCTCGGACCGGAGGCGATTACCCGCGATATTCCGAACGTTTCGGAAGAAGCACTTCGCAATCTGGACGAGGCGGGCATCGTTTATATCGGCGCAGAGGTGAACGCAGGCGATATTCTTGTCGGCAAGGTTACACCCAAGGGTGAGACTCCGATGACGCCGGAAGAAAAGCTGCTGCGCGCCATCTTCGGCGAAAAGGCGGCCGATGTTCGCGACACGTCTTTGAAGGTGCCGCCCGGGGTGACCGGCACGATCGTCGAGGTGCGGGTATTCAACCGTCGTGGTGTCGACAAGGACGAGCGCGCCATTTCGATCGAGCGCGGTGAAATCGAGCGTCTGGCCAAGGATCGCGACGACGAGCGGAACATCCTGGAGCGGAACATCTACGGCCGTCTGCGCGAAGTTCTCGATGAGCAGACCACCACGGCAGGTCCGAAGGGGATCAAGGCTGGCGTGAAGATCGATGGTGGGTTGTTCGAAACCCTCCCGCGCCGTCAGTGGTGGGAACTCGCTGTCGGCGACATCGACCGGATGACCGAGATCCAGAACCTCAAGCGGCAACTCGATGATGGGCTCAAGCATCTTGAGGAACGCTTCGAGAACAAGGTCGAAAAGCTGCAACGTGGCGACGAGATGCCTCCGGGCGTGCTCAAGATGGTCAAGGTCTTTGTCGCCGTTAAGCGCAAGCTGCAACCGGGCGACAAGATGGCCGGGCGTCACGGAAACAAGGGGGTCATTTCCAAGATCGCCCCGCTTGAGGATATGCCCTATCTGGATGATGGTACCGCTGTGGATATCGTTCTCAATCCGCTGGGTGTGCCATCGCGGATGAATGTCGGGCAGATCCTGGAGACCCATCTGGGCTGGGCCTGTTCGAACACGGGCCGGCAGTTGGGGCAACTGGTCGACAGCTATCAACGGCAAGTCGAGCGCGAGGCCTTCGTCGAGCGGATCACGGCCATTTACGGTAACGAGACGGGGCGTGAGGTCGCACATTACAGTGACAGCGAGTTGCTGGAACTGGGCGAGAACCTGCGCAAGGGCGTGCCGATTGCTACCCCGGTTTTTGACGGCGCCCATGAGGCCGACATTGTCCGGATGCTGGAAGATGCGGGGTGTGACGCCTCGGGGCAGGTGACACTGGTCGATGGACGAACGGGCGAGCCCTTCCACCGCCAGGTAACGGTCGGGTACATCTACATGCTGAAACTCGGCCACCTCGTGGATGACAAGATCCATGCCCGTTCGGTCGGTCCCTACAGTCTTGTCACGCAGCAGCCGCTGGGTGGCAAGGCGCAGTTCGGTGGTCAGCGTTTCGGCGAAATGGAGTGCTGGGCATTGCAGGCCTATGGTGCTTCCTACACCTTGCAGGAAATGCTGACCGTCAAGTCGGACGATGTTTCGGGTCGGACCAAGATCTACGAGGCGATCGTTCGCGGCGAGGATACGTTCGAGGCCGGAGTTCCCGAAAGCTTCAACGTTCTCGTCAAGGAGCTGCAGGCGTTGGGCCTGAATGTCGAGCTCCAGCAGGAAATGACGGCAGACTGA
- the rpoC gene encoding DNA-directed RNA polymerase subunit beta', with the protein MNDLMYLFGQPATGQKFDQIQISIASPDQIREWSYGEVRKPETINYRTFKPERDGLFCAKIFGPIKDYECLCGKYKRMKYKGIVCEKCGVEVIQSKVRRERMGHIELAAPVAHIWFLKSVPTRIGILLDMTLRDLERVLYFENFVVVEPGLTPLKQHELLNEEQVLRYRDEFGDDFQVGIGAEAVQSMLKSLDLPREREQMRADLVETTSEAKRKKLVKRLKLVETFLESGNKPEWMVLEVVPVIPPELRPLVPLDGGRFATSDLNDLYRRVINRNNRLKRLMELRAPDIIVRNEKRMLQEAVDALFDNGRRGRVITGANKRPLKSLSDMLKGKQGRFRQNLLGKRVDYSGRSVIVVGPELKLHQCGLPKKMALELFKPFVYAKLELYGKAQTIKAAKRMVEKERPEVWDILEQVIREHPVLLNRAPTLHRLGIQAFEPTLIEGKAIQLHPLVCTAFNADFDGDQMAVHVPLSLEAQLEARVLMMSTNNILSPANGKPIIVPTQDIVLGLYYISLELEGEPGEGLVLGDVDEVQHALLAGQVSMHSKIRCRITELDDRGEEHTRVVDTTPGRMMLFEIMPRHPALKFERLLNRTLTKKEVSQVIDEVYRFCGQKETVIFADRLMTLGFGNAAKAGISFGKDDMIIPMGKEALVSRTQDLVKQFEQQYADGLITKNEKYNKVVDAWQSCSDKVADEMMLGIQAQQKVRRADGRQSQPNAIWMMAHSGARGSAAQIKQLAGMRGLMAKPSGEIIETPIIANFKEGLSVLEYFNSTHGARKGLADTALKTANSGYLTRRLVDVAQDCIIVEDDCGTSRHLTITAGTDEDIGERVLGRTTAADVLDPRTEEVLIPAQTMIVEEMARRIQEAHVDTVLVRSVLTCDSSGGVCGRCYGRDLARGTPVNIGEAVGVIAAQSIGEPGTQLTMRTFHIGGAAQGQAEQSQVEAPVNGLMKIVNPRLVNDSQGRQVVLGRNSELVVYDEVGREKLRHKLPNGTRLKVKPDSAVEKDQVLAEWDPHTLPVVTETNGTVVFQDMVEGISFREVVDETTGKASKELIDWRQSARAGNLRPSILLQDDDGNPIILPSGNEARYYLPVAAFLNVDAGAKVHAGDVLARLPKEASKTRDITGGLPRVAELFEARKPKDPAIIAELEGKIEFGKDYKNKRRLKIIPADEDLEPVDYLIPKGRHVIVQEGDIVKPGDLIVDGNPVPHDILRVLGVEALSAYLVDEIQEVYNLQGVRINDKHIEVIVRQMLQKIEVVDPGETTFLVGEQVDRVEFDRVNERAIAEDRRPASCFAVLQGITKASLQTQSFVSAASFQETTRVLTDAAFSGKIDRLAGLKENVIVGRLIPAGTGGVLPRLKKLKAGDDRFAAPMELEIDEPPMRIPEMTDFPPAE; encoded by the coding sequence ATGAACGATTTGATGTACCTCTTTGGCCAGCCCGCTACCGGACAGAAATTCGACCAGATCCAGATCTCGATCGCGAGCCCCGACCAGATTCGCGAATGGTCCTATGGCGAGGTGCGCAAACCGGAGACCATCAACTATCGGACGTTCAAGCCGGAACGGGATGGTCTGTTCTGTGCCAAGATCTTCGGGCCGATCAAGGACTACGAGTGCCTGTGCGGCAAGTACAAGCGCATGAAGTACAAGGGCATCGTCTGCGAGAAATGCGGCGTCGAGGTCATTCAGTCCAAGGTGCGTCGCGAGCGCATGGGCCATATCGAACTTGCCGCACCTGTGGCGCATATCTGGTTTCTGAAGTCGGTTCCGACGCGTATCGGCATCTTGCTCGACATGACGCTGCGCGATCTGGAGCGCGTTCTCTATTTCGAGAATTTCGTGGTCGTCGAGCCAGGGCTGACGCCGCTCAAACAGCATGAGCTCCTGAACGAGGAGCAGGTGCTTCGTTATCGCGACGAGTTCGGTGATGATTTCCAGGTGGGGATTGGTGCCGAAGCTGTGCAGTCGATGCTCAAGTCGCTCGACCTGCCGCGCGAGCGCGAACAGATGCGTGCCGACCTGGTCGAAACGACCTCCGAGGCCAAGCGCAAGAAGCTCGTCAAGCGCCTGAAGCTGGTGGAGACGTTCCTGGAGTCGGGAAACAAGCCGGAATGGATGGTTCTTGAAGTCGTTCCGGTCATTCCGCCGGAACTGCGTCCGTTGGTGCCGCTTGACGGAGGCCGTTTCGCGACCTCGGATCTGAACGACCTCTACCGCCGTGTCATCAACCGGAACAATCGCCTCAAGCGCCTCATGGAACTGCGTGCGCCTGATATCATCGTGCGTAATGAGAAGCGCATGTTGCAGGAAGCCGTGGATGCGCTGTTCGACAATGGTCGTCGCGGGCGCGTTATCACCGGTGCGAACAAGCGGCCGCTCAAGTCGCTTTCCGATATGCTCAAGGGCAAGCAGGGCCGTTTCCGCCAGAACCTGCTCGGCAAGCGTGTCGATTATTCGGGGCGTTCGGTGATTGTGGTCGGACCGGAACTGAAATTGCATCAGTGCGGCCTGCCGAAGAAGATGGCGCTCGAACTGTTCAAGCCATTTGTCTACGCAAAGCTGGAACTATACGGCAAGGCGCAGACGATCAAGGCGGCCAAGCGCATGGTCGAGAAGGAGCGTCCCGAGGTCTGGGACATCCTTGAGCAGGTCATTCGCGAGCATCCGGTGTTGCTCAACCGCGCGCCGACGTTGCATCGCCTGGGCATTCAGGCATTTGAGCCGACGTTGATCGAGGGCAAGGCCATCCAGCTGCACCCATTGGTTTGCACGGCCTTCAACGCCGATTTCGATGGCGATCAGATGGCGGTGCATGTTCCGCTGTCGCTGGAGGCCCAGCTGGAAGCCCGTGTGCTCATGATGTCGACCAACAACATCCTGAGTCCGGCCAATGGCAAGCCGATCATCGTGCCGACGCAGGATATCGTTCTCGGCCTGTACTATATCTCGCTGGAGCTCGAAGGGGAGCCGGGCGAAGGTCTCGTGCTGGGGGATGTCGACGAGGTGCAGCATGCCCTGCTGGCCGGTCAGGTGTCGATGCATTCCAAGATCAGGTGCCGCATCACGGAGCTGGATGATCGGGGCGAGGAACATACAAGGGTTGTCGATACGACTCCCGGTCGCATGATGCTGTTCGAAATCATGCCGAGGCACCCTGCACTGAAGTTCGAACGGTTGTTGAACCGTACCTTGACCAAGAAGGAGGTCAGCCAGGTCATCGACGAAGTCTACCGTTTCTGTGGCCAGAAGGAGACGGTCATCTTTGCCGACAGGTTGATGACGCTTGGTTTCGGGAATGCTGCCAAGGCGGGTATTTCCTTCGGCAAGGACGACATGATCATCCCGATGGGCAAGGAGGCGCTGGTTTCGAGAACCCAGGATCTCGTCAAGCAGTTCGAGCAGCAATATGCCGACGGTCTGATTACCAAGAACGAAAAGTACAACAAGGTTGTCGATGCCTGGCAAAGCTGTTCGGACAAGGTTGCCGATGAGATGATGCTCGGTATTCAGGCGCAGCAGAAAGTCCGCCGCGCTGACGGTCGCCAGTCGCAGCCCAATGCCATCTGGATGATGGCTCACTCGGGTGCTCGCGGTTCGGCTGCGCAGATCAAGCAGTTGGCCGGTATGCGCGGCCTGATGGCCAAGCCATCCGGTGAGATCATCGAAACGCCGATCATTGCCAATTTCAAGGAGGGGTTGTCGGTTCTCGAATATTTCAATTCGACCCATGGAGCCCGCAAGGGATTGGCTGACACCGCGTTGAAGACGGCAAACTCGGGCTACCTCACCCGGCGGTTGGTCGATGTCGCGCAGGATTGCATCATCGTTGAAGATGATTGCGGTACTTCGCGTCACCTGACGATCACCGCCGGTACGGACGAGGATATCGGCGAAAGAGTGCTGGGCCGCACGACTGCCGCGGATGTGCTTGATCCCCGGACGGAAGAAGTCCTGATTCCCGCGCAGACCATGATCGTCGAAGAGATGGCGAGGCGTATCCAGGAGGCCCATGTCGATACCGTCCTGGTCCGTTCGGTGCTGACGTGCGACAGCAGCGGTGGCGTTTGCGGTCGATGCTATGGTCGTGATCTTGCACGAGGAACGCCGGTCAATATCGGCGAGGCGGTCGGCGTCATCGCGGCGCAGTCCATCGGCGAACCAGGAACGCAACTTACCATGCGTACCTTCCATATCGGAGGTGCTGCCCAGGGGCAGGCCGAACAGTCGCAAGTGGAAGCACCGGTCAACGGCTTGATGAAAATTGTCAACCCGCGGTTGGTGAATGATAGCCAGGGTCGTCAGGTGGTGCTGGGACGCAACTCCGAACTGGTGGTTTATGACGAGGTCGGTCGCGAGAAACTTCGTCACAAGCTGCCAAATGGTACCCGTTTGAAGGTCAAACCCGACAGTGCGGTCGAAAAGGACCAGGTACTGGCCGAATGGGATCCGCATACGTTGCCAGTGGTTACCGAGACCAATGGTACGGTGGTATTCCAGGACATGGTCGAGGGAATCTCCTTCCGGGAAGTGGTTGACGAGACCACCGGCAAGGCCAGCAAGGAGTTGATTGACTGGCGTCAGTCGGCTCGTGCCGGCAATTTGCGCCCATCAATCCTGTTGCAGGATGACGATGGCAACCCGATCATCCTGCCGTCGGGCAATGAAGCTCGCTACTATCTGCCAGTCGCGGCCTTTCTCAATGTTGATGCGGGAGCGAAGGTCCATGCGGGTGACGTTCTTGCCCGCTTGCCCAAGGAAGCCTCGAAGACCCGTGACATCACGGGTGGTCTGCCACGCGTGGCAGAGTTGTTCGAGGCGCGCAAACCGAAGGATCCCGCGATCATCGCCGAGCTCGAGGGCAAGATCGAGTTTGGCAAGGACTACAAGAACAAGCGCCGTCTCAAGATCATTCCTGCCGACGAGGATCTTGAGCCGGTGGACTACCTGATCCCGAAGGGGCGACATGTCATCGTGCAGGAAGGTGATATCGTGAAGCCGGGCGACCTTATCGTCGACGGCAACCCGGTCCCGCACGATATCCTGAGGGTCCTTGGTGTAGAGGCGCTGTCGGCCTATCTCGTCGATGAAATCCAGGAGGTCTACAATCTTCAGGGTGTGCGTATCAATGACAAGCACATCGAGGTCATCGTCCGCCAGATGTTGCAGAAGATCGAGGTCGT